The Myxococcota bacterium genome has a segment encoding these proteins:
- a CDS encoding prepilin-type N-terminal cleavage/methylation domain-containing protein, with translation MGSRRSHAPRRREARRATARARGGFTLVEVLVAVALVALLAGALAPLAVRQVRAGRIEATRERMDRLVAAMVGDEASGDHGYLGEMGAMPPSLDDLNDPAGKPGWAVDPADGVGYGFNGPYAPRVAPAGGAIVDAWNIAFQYDGATPQLTSAGPDRTFGTADDLVRPFHPLATTGDLVVTVLGLPNTGGPAEQLDATRVDVWVATSSGGFRTEIAASGGGPFQATGLHLGLHGIRAEGTGTYTGAPFVRDVVTIKRGTTSATLVLEQP, from the coding sequence ATGGGTAGCCGGCGCAGCCACGCTCCGCGGCGACGCGAAGCGCGTCGCGCCACGGCGCGCGCGCGCGGCGGCTTCACGCTCGTCGAGGTGCTCGTCGCCGTCGCGCTCGTCGCGCTGCTCGCCGGCGCGCTGGCGCCGCTCGCCGTGCGCCAGGTGCGCGCCGGGCGGATCGAGGCGACGCGCGAGCGCATGGACCGGCTCGTCGCGGCGATGGTCGGCGACGAGGCGAGCGGCGACCACGGCTACCTCGGCGAGATGGGCGCGATGCCGCCGTCGCTCGACGACCTCAACGACCCCGCCGGCAAGCCGGGGTGGGCGGTCGATCCCGCGGACGGGGTCGGCTACGGCTTCAACGGTCCCTACGCGCCGCGCGTCGCACCGGCGGGCGGCGCGATCGTCGACGCGTGGAACATCGCGTTCCAGTACGACGGCGCGACGCCGCAGCTCACGAGCGCGGGCCCCGACCGCACGTTCGGAACCGCCGACGACCTCGTGCGCCCCTTCCACCCGCTCGCGACGACGGGCGACCTCGTCGTCACCGTGCTCGGCCTGCCCAACACGGGCGGGCCGGCCGAGCAGCTCGATGCGACGCGCGTCGACGTGTGGGTCGCGACGTCGTCGGGCGGTTTCCGCACGGAGATCGCGGCCTCGGGCGGCGGCCCGTTCCAGGCGACCGGCCTGCACCTCGGCCTGCACGGCATCCGCGCCGAGGGAACCGGCACGTACACGGGCGCACCGTTCGTGCGCGACGTGGTGACGATCAAGCGCGGAACGACGAGCGCGACGCTCGTGCTGGAGCAGCCATGA
- a CDS encoding type II secretion system F family protein, with the protein MAVFTFEARDPAGRVIRGIEAALDLRELDHVLDARGLVLVRAREGRARQSLGGRGRRTRLLIDFAYHLATALDAGVPLVTALRDLQEDGHSPIADLLDDVTRKVESGTPLSAAMESYPALFGPLVVSLVAAGEETGHLPAILRDLVRYLEWTDDLRRKLAAALTYPAIVLTGLVGLCVLLTTVVLPNFLEIFVELDVELPLVTRGLLAFQAFMEQWGLALAAAAIAAAAVGVLATRTESGRHRWHGLVLRTPLVGRVVSMIEMSRFSHNLALLYASGIPIVRALDMVATIVQNRVVRDVVLQAGDAVRRGRTLVDALRSDGLVPPMVMRMIALGETSGALDRSLEHVATYYDREVPGIIDRSLALFNAGIVVLLGVVLGAVALGIFVPLYEMMGNLNG; encoded by the coding sequence ATGGCGGTGTTCACCTTCGAGGCGCGCGACCCGGCGGGACGGGTGATCCGCGGCATCGAGGCCGCGCTCGACCTGCGCGAGCTCGACCACGTCCTCGACGCGCGCGGTCTCGTGCTCGTGCGGGCACGCGAAGGACGCGCGCGGCAGTCGCTCGGCGGCCGCGGCCGCCGCACGCGCCTGCTCATCGACTTCGCCTATCACCTCGCGACCGCGCTCGACGCCGGCGTCCCGCTCGTCACCGCGCTCCGCGACCTGCAGGAGGACGGGCACAGCCCCATCGCCGACCTGCTCGACGACGTGACGCGCAAGGTCGAGTCGGGCACGCCGCTCTCCGCCGCGATGGAGTCGTACCCGGCGCTGTTCGGTCCGCTCGTCGTGTCGCTCGTCGCGGCGGGCGAGGAGACGGGCCACCTGCCCGCGATCCTGCGCGACCTCGTCCGCTACCTCGAGTGGACGGACGACCTGCGCCGCAAGCTCGCCGCGGCGCTCACCTATCCCGCGATCGTGCTGACGGGGCTCGTCGGCCTGTGCGTCCTGCTCACGACGGTCGTGCTCCCGAACTTCCTCGAGATCTTCGTCGAGCTCGACGTCGAGCTCCCGCTCGTGACGCGCGGCCTGCTCGCGTTCCAGGCGTTCATGGAGCAGTGGGGCCTCGCGCTCGCGGCGGCCGCCATCGCCGCGGCAGCCGTAGGCGTCCTCGCCACGCGCACCGAGTCGGGACGTCATCGCTGGCACGGGCTCGTGCTGCGCACACCGCTCGTCGGCCGCGTCGTCTCGATGATCGAGATGTCCCGCTTCTCGCACAACCTCGCGCTGCTCTACGCGTCCGGCATCCCGATCGTCCGCGCGCTCGACATGGTCGCGACGATCGTCCAGAACCGCGTCGTGCGCGACGTCGTGCTCCAGGCCGGCGACGCCGTGCGCCGCGGCAGGACGCTCGTCGACGCGCTGCGCAGCGACGGCCTCGTGCCGCCCATGGTCATGCGCATGATCGCCCTCGGCGAGACGTCGGGCGCACTCGACCGCTCGCTCGAACACGTCGCCACCTACTACGACCGCGAGGTGCCGGGGATCATCGATCGCTCGCTCGCGCTGTTCAACGCGGGCATCGTCGTCCTGCTCGGCGTCGTCCTCGGCGCCGTCGCGCTCGGCATCTTCGTCCCGCTCTACGAGATGATGGGGAATCTCAATGGGTAG
- a CDS encoding GspE/PulE family protein, whose protein sequence is MKIGEILIDAGVVTAKQLDIALAEQAKTGAKLGVILADLGFTTEDAVSRALAEQSGVEHVDVDAVAIEPEATALVPEEVARRLHCLALGIEGPTLTVAMSNPTDIVAIDELQRGTDLFVRVVSTGHRQLLRGLDRAYGGSGDSALELAIRRATEEVAGEGDGEQRGGIVPLVDELLTMAVRRGATDLHLQPDKRVVRVRLRLDGDLQPGATLPASLLAPVVARVKVLAALDLSETRAPQDGKIQFAFEKGRIDLRVSTFPSVHGESVVVRILDQNRQSFALDALGLSAGDEHALRRLAQRPTGLVLAAGPTGSGKSTTLFALLRTIDAARRKVITLEDPVEYELPMITQCQVNEKAGLTFAAGLRSILRHDPDVVLVGEMRDPETASLALRAALTGHLVFSTLHTNGAIATIGRLVDMELDRYLIASCLCAVAAQRLVRKVCAHCAEEYAPEPHELENVGLPADTVAKFQRGIGCDRCNESGVAGREAVFELLELTPEVARLVSRGAHEDEIESAAVAQGFTPFRTSAQRQAMEGRIPLEEVARITADF, encoded by the coding sequence ATGAAGATCGGCGAGATCCTGATCGACGCCGGCGTCGTCACGGCGAAGCAGCTCGACATCGCGCTCGCCGAGCAGGCGAAGACCGGTGCGAAGCTCGGCGTGATCCTCGCCGACCTCGGCTTCACGACCGAGGACGCGGTGAGCCGCGCGCTCGCCGAGCAGTCGGGCGTCGAGCACGTCGACGTCGACGCGGTCGCGATCGAGCCGGAGGCGACGGCGCTCGTGCCCGAGGAGGTGGCGCGCCGCCTCCACTGCCTCGCGCTCGGCATCGAGGGCCCGACGCTGACGGTCGCGATGTCGAACCCGACCGACATCGTCGCGATCGACGAGCTCCAGCGCGGCACCGACCTGTTCGTGCGCGTCGTGTCGACCGGCCACCGCCAGCTCCTGCGCGGACTCGACCGCGCCTACGGCGGGAGCGGCGACAGTGCGCTCGAGCTCGCGATCCGCCGCGCCACCGAGGAGGTGGCGGGCGAAGGCGACGGCGAGCAGCGCGGCGGCATCGTCCCGCTCGTCGACGAGCTGCTCACGATGGCGGTGCGCCGCGGCGCGACCGACCTCCACCTCCAGCCCGACAAGCGCGTCGTGCGCGTGCGGCTGCGACTCGACGGCGACCTGCAGCCCGGCGCGACGCTGCCGGCGTCGCTCCTCGCGCCGGTGGTGGCACGCGTCAAGGTGCTCGCCGCGCTCGACCTGTCGGAGACGCGCGCGCCCCAGGACGGGAAGATCCAGTTCGCCTTCGAGAAGGGACGCATCGACCTGCGCGTGTCGACGTTCCCCTCCGTGCACGGCGAGAGCGTCGTCGTGCGCATCCTCGACCAGAACCGCCAGAGCTTCGCGCTCGATGCGCTCGGGCTCTCCGCGGGCGACGAGCACGCGCTGCGCCGTCTCGCGCAGCGGCCGACGGGCCTCGTCCTCGCCGCGGGCCCGACCGGCTCGGGCAAGTCGACGACGCTGTTCGCGCTGCTGCGCACGATCGACGCGGCGCGCCGCAAGGTGATCACGCTCGAGGATCCGGTCGAGTACGAGCTCCCGATGATCACGCAGTGCCAGGTGAACGAGAAGGCCGGGCTCACGTTCGCCGCGGGGCTGCGCTCGATCCTCCGGCACGACCCCGACGTCGTGCTCGTCGGCGAGATGCGCGACCCGGAGACGGCGTCGCTCGCGCTGCGCGCCGCGCTCACGGGCCACCTCGTCTTCTCGACGCTCCACACGAACGGGGCGATCGCGACGATCGGGCGCCTCGTCGACATGGAGCTCGACCGCTACCTGATCGCGAGCTGCCTGTGCGCGGTCGCTGCACAGCGCCTCGTGCGCAAGGTGTGCGCGCACTGCGCGGAGGAGTACGCACCCGAGCCGCACGAGCTCGAGAACGTCGGCCTGCCGGCGGACACGGTCGCCAAGTTCCAGCGCGGGATCGGCTGCGACCGCTGCAACGAGAGCGGCGTCGCCGGACGCGAGGCGGTGTTCGAGCTGCTCGAGCTCACGCCCGAGGTCGCGCGCCTCGTCTCGCGCGGCGCGCACGAGGACGAGATCGAGTCCGCCGCCGTCGCGCAGGGCTTCACCCCGTTCCGCACGAGCGCGCAGCGACAGGCGATGGAAGGCCGCATCCCTCTCGAAGAGGTCGCGCGGATCACGGCGGACTTCTGA
- a CDS encoding glycosyltransferase family 39 protein, with the protein MTPAADDDANAPDAAAPPTRARDGGARAGDAIGPAALALAFFALGVLASPDVGATADELETLRAGQRNLEIVAAWVAGRPAPAWSFHELTGYYFALDTLRALAIRALAAAGLDDALRALHLAQLALASATVFALARLARAAGASARGALFTALALATLPPFVAHAQNNPKDLPATFALVLAALALLRAARGARPRDAVIAGLAIGLALTTRVHAVFGLAAAWLYAIAATERPTRRHVAAHVVALAVGLGAALAFWPWLWPAPLERLTGALHDVGTKVFTIPVLYLGRVLPANEVPWHYRFVLLLASTPLSVLALVAAGIAAVRARGAPEGARRAAVLGSLWCACYALAEAVVWSRYDGVRHFLVALPGVALLAGAGADWAWERGRVGRVAALAPFALAVAGVVAVHPYANAFLNPVARLLARGPTDATFEIEYWGQSYLEAARWLAKHAEPTAEVVVPQFAALAEHELDLPVREAGVREWRATDRPRYLVVMSRRAYWSPPLADVARTEAPVFEIRRSGGQLLAIYRNAAPR; encoded by the coding sequence GTGACGCCCGCGGCCGACGACGACGCGAACGCACCCGACGCCGCCGCGCCGCCGACGCGGGCGCGCGACGGCGGCGCGCGCGCGGGCGACGCCATCGGGCCCGCCGCGCTCGCCCTCGCCTTCTTCGCGCTCGGTGTGCTCGCGAGCCCGGACGTCGGGGCGACGGCGGACGAGCTCGAGACGCTGCGCGCCGGGCAGCGGAACCTCGAGATCGTCGCGGCCTGGGTCGCGGGGCGGCCCGCGCCCGCGTGGAGCTTCCACGAGCTCACCGGCTACTACTTCGCGCTCGACACACTGCGCGCGCTCGCGATCCGCGCGCTCGCCGCCGCCGGGCTCGACGACGCTCTGCGCGCGCTTCACCTCGCACAGCTCGCGCTCGCCTCGGCGACGGTCTTCGCGCTGGCGCGCCTCGCGCGCGCGGCCGGTGCGAGCGCGCGCGGCGCGCTCTTCACCGCGCTCGCCCTCGCGACGCTCCCGCCCTTCGTCGCGCACGCGCAGAACAACCCGAAGGACCTGCCCGCCACGTTCGCGCTCGTGCTGGCCGCGCTGGCGCTGCTGCGCGCGGCGCGCGGCGCGCGCCCGCGCGACGCGGTGATCGCCGGCCTCGCGATCGGCCTCGCGCTGACCACGCGCGTCCACGCCGTCTTCGGGCTCGCGGCCGCGTGGCTCTACGCGATCGCGGCGACCGAGCGGCCGACGCGCCGGCACGTCGCCGCCCACGTCGTCGCGCTCGCCGTCGGGCTCGGCGCCGCGCTCGCATTCTGGCCGTGGCTCTGGCCGGCACCGCTCGAGCGGCTCACCGGCGCGCTGCACGACGTCGGCACCAAGGTGTTCACGATCCCCGTGCTCTACCTCGGGCGCGTGCTGCCCGCGAACGAGGTGCCGTGGCACTACCGGTTCGTGCTGCTGCTCGCGTCGACGCCGCTGTCGGTGCTCGCTCTCGTCGCGGCGGGAATCGCGGCGGTGCGCGCGCGCGGTGCGCCCGAAGGCGCGCGGCGCGCCGCCGTGCTCGGCTCGCTCTGGTGCGCGTGCTACGCGCTCGCGGAAGCGGTCGTGTGGTCGCGCTACGACGGCGTGCGCCACTTCCTGGTCGCGCTGCCCGGCGTCGCGTTGCTCGCGGGCGCAGGAGCAGATTGGGCCTGGGAGCGCGGTCGCGTCGGCCGCGTCGCGGCGCTCGCGCCCTTCGCGCTGGCGGTAGCGGGTGTCGTCGCCGTCCACCCGTACGCGAACGCCTTCCTGAACCCCGTCGCGCGCCTGCTCGCCCGCGGCCCGACCGACGCGACGTTCGAGATCGAGTACTGGGGCCAGAGCTACCTCGAGGCCGCGCGCTGGCTGGCGAAGCACGCGGAGCCGACGGCCGAGGTCGTCGTTCCGCAGTTCGCGGCGCTCGCAGAACACGAACTCGACCTTCCCGTCCGCGAGGCCGGCGTGCGCGAGTGGCGCGCGACCGACCGGCCCCGCTACCTCGTGGTGATGTCGCGGCGCGCCTACTGGAGCCCGCCGCTCGCCGACGTCGCGCGCACCGAGGCACCCGTCTTCGAGATCCGCCGCTCGGGCGGGCAGCTCCTCGCCATCTACCGCAACGCCGCGCCTCGTTAG
- a CDS encoding acyl-CoA synthetase yields the protein MTTTTGFWAIAAETPDRMAIADPAYREVSYGELFELTNRLSKGLAALGLRRGDHIATTLPNGIEQVALCLAAFQSGYYITTVNWHLVGPEIAYILGDAETKVYVTHERFAHESQRAVEEAGLPESARFAIGDVAGFRAFDELVAGQDGGRPKELSAGSFMFYTSGTTGRPKGVRRALPDAHPDDIAKMSGGLFLLFGMQPHDGHVHITQAPLYHTAVNNWTTTSLHWGHGVTLMDRWTPEGALERIQKYRVTQSHMVPTMFHRLLALSEEERKQYDVSSLRCMIHAAAPCPVATKWKMLDWWGDVIWEYYAATEGGGTVVSPQEWRKYPGTVGRPWPNSEVRVFDEDGNELPPGQSGTIYMRMGNNEFEYYKDDAKTKKARLKGFFTVGDVGYFNDDGYLFLNDRANDMIIVGGVNIYPQEIEGVLHQHPKIRDVAVFGVPNPDTGEEIKAVVEVEDGVPEDDATRADIMAFVKDQMAKQKWPRSIDFAPMPRDPNGKLYKRKLKDPYWEGHEGRIV from the coding sequence ATGACGACGACGACGGGCTTCTGGGCGATCGCGGCGGAGACGCCCGATCGCATGGCGATCGCCGACCCCGCCTACCGCGAGGTCTCGTACGGCGAGCTCTTCGAGCTGACGAACCGCCTGTCGAAGGGGCTCGCCGCGCTCGGGCTCCGGCGCGGCGACCACATCGCCACCACGCTCCCGAACGGCATCGAGCAGGTCGCGCTGTGCCTCGCCGCCTTCCAGAGCGGCTACTACATCACGACCGTCAACTGGCACCTCGTCGGGCCGGAGATCGCGTACATCCTCGGCGACGCCGAGACGAAGGTCTACGTCACGCACGAGCGCTTCGCGCACGAGTCGCAGCGCGCGGTCGAGGAGGCCGGGCTGCCCGAGAGCGCGCGCTTCGCGATCGGGGACGTCGCGGGCTTCCGCGCGTTCGACGAGCTCGTCGCCGGGCAGGACGGCGGCCGCCCGAAGGAGCTCTCCGCGGGCTCGTTCATGTTCTACACGAGCGGGACGACGGGGCGGCCGAAGGGCGTGCGGCGCGCGTTGCCCGACGCGCACCCCGACGACATCGCGAAGATGTCGGGCGGGCTCTTCCTGTTGTTCGGGATGCAGCCGCACGACGGACACGTGCACATCACGCAGGCGCCGCTCTATCACACGGCCGTCAACAACTGGACGACGACGTCGCTCCACTGGGGTCACGGCGTCACGCTGATGGATCGCTGGACGCCCGAAGGCGCGCTCGAACGCATCCAGAAGTACCGCGTCACGCAGAGCCACATGGTGCCGACGATGTTCCACCGCCTGCTCGCGCTGTCCGAGGAGGAGCGGAAGCAGTACGACGTGTCGTCGCTGCGCTGCATGATCCACGCGGCCGCGCCGTGCCCGGTCGCGACGAAGTGGAAGATGCTCGACTGGTGGGGCGACGTGATCTGGGAGTACTACGCGGCGACCGAGGGCGGCGGCACGGTCGTGAGCCCGCAGGAATGGCGCAAGTACCCGGGCACGGTCGGCCGGCCCTGGCCGAACTCCGAGGTCCGGGTGTTCGACGAGGACGGCAACGAGCTGCCGCCCGGCCAGAGCGGCACGATCTACATGCGCATGGGGAACAACGAGTTCGAGTACTACAAGGACGACGCGAAGACGAAGAAGGCGCGCCTCAAGGGCTTCTTCACCGTCGGCGACGTCGGCTACTTCAACGACGACGGCTACCTGTTCCTCAACGACCGCGCGAACGACATGATCATCGTCGGCGGCGTGAACATCTATCCGCAGGAGATCGAGGGCGTGCTGCACCAGCACCCGAAGATCCGCGACGTCGCGGTCTTCGGCGTCCCGAACCCCGACACGGGCGAGGAGATCAAGGCCGTCGTCGAGGTGGAGGACGGCGTGCCCGAGGACGATGCGACGCGCGCGGACATCATGGCCTTCGTGAAGGACCAGATGGCGAAGCAGAAGTGGCCGCGCTCGATCGACTTCGCGCCGATGCCGCGCGACCCGAACGGCAAGCTCTACAAGCGCAAGCTCAAGGATCCCTACTGGGAGGGGCACGAGGGGCGCATCGTCTGA
- a CDS encoding HDOD domain-containing protein, translating into MSLTKRELETRVARIHPMSETAQSILRVLEDPKRSVSQLIRIVECDAPLTLRVLRLANSAAFALASEVESVAHAISYLGERAVVAAALSQGASEIFETPLDGYASEGTGLWSSSLRTAVASRLVAQQADIGVSPTLAYTGGLLRDIGKLVVSKELEGSTAEAVAQVDAGEARDFCAAERDIVGFDHTEVGSMIAGRFRLSPALAEVIRHHHAPSEASAEHAGLVCAVHVGDALSMMLGGEPSADNMAYRLESQAIDRLKLTGQGMQSLAAATLDEFSRTQEAFGSRS; encoded by the coding sequence ATGAGTCTCACGAAGCGCGAGCTCGAGACGCGGGTCGCGCGCATCCACCCCATGTCGGAGACCGCGCAGTCGATCCTGCGCGTGCTCGAGGACCCGAAGCGATCGGTGTCGCAGCTGATCCGCATCGTCGAGTGCGACGCGCCGCTCACGCTCCGCGTGCTGCGGCTCGCCAACTCCGCCGCCTTCGCGCTCGCGAGCGAGGTCGAGTCGGTGGCGCACGCGATCTCGTACCTGGGCGAGCGCGCCGTCGTCGCGGCCGCGCTCTCACAGGGGGCGAGCGAGATCTTCGAGACGCCGCTCGACGGCTACGCGTCGGAAGGAACCGGGCTGTGGTCGAGCAGCCTGCGCACGGCCGTCGCCTCCCGGCTCGTCGCCCAGCAGGCGGACATCGGCGTCTCGCCGACGCTCGCCTACACCGGCGGCCTGCTGCGCGACATCGGGAAGCTCGTGGTGTCGAAGGAGCTCGAGGGAAGCACGGCCGAAGCCGTCGCGCAGGTCGACGCCGGCGAGGCGCGCGACTTCTGCGCGGCCGAGCGCGACATCGTCGGGTTCGATCACACCGAGGTCGGATCGATGATCGCCGGCCGGTTCCGCCTCTCGCCCGCACTGGCGGAGGTGATCCGTCACCACCACGCGCCGTCGGAGGCGAGCGCCGAGCACGCGGGGCTCGTGTGCGCCGTGCACGTCGGCGACGCCCTCTCGATGATGCTCGGAGGCGAACCGTCGGCCGACAACATGGCCTACCGGCTCGAGTCGCAGGCCATCGACCGGCTCAAGCTCACGGGCCAGGGCATGCAGTCGCTCGCGGCCGCGACGCTCGACGAGTTCTCGCGCACGCAGGAGGCGTTCGGCTCCCGCTCCTAG
- a CDS encoding chemotaxis protein CheX → MTFDGRLPEDLEGALREAFEGMAFADLAPSPDGDFDWEARGLLWAQIVALEPPLGEIVLVLPPGLAAEVAEATLGEPAETEREVLDLLGELSNTLAGTWLGRVQPEGAPLHLTIPKTGRGDCPLGSRPARIGVFEMSDARFAVALVEPNGTSGGPR, encoded by the coding sequence ATGACCTTCGACGGACGACTACCGGAGGATCTCGAAGGCGCGCTGCGCGAGGCGTTCGAGGGCATGGCGTTCGCCGACCTCGCTCCCTCGCCGGACGGCGACTTCGACTGGGAGGCCCGCGGCCTGCTCTGGGCGCAGATCGTGGCGCTCGAGCCGCCGCTCGGCGAGATCGTGCTCGTGCTGCCGCCCGGCCTCGCAGCCGAGGTCGCCGAGGCGACGCTCGGCGAGCCCGCCGAGACCGAACGCGAGGTGCTCGACCTGCTCGGCGAGCTCTCCAATACGCTCGCGGGAACGTGGCTCGGCCGCGTCCAGCCCGAGGGCGCGCCGCTGCACCTCACGATCCCGAAGACCGGTCGCGGCGACTGCCCCCTCGGCAGTCGGCCGGCCCGCATCGGCGTGTTCGAGATGTCGGATGCCCGCTTCGCCGTCGCTCTCGTCGAGCCGAACGGCACCTCCGGAGGTCCGCGATGA
- a CDS encoding response regulator has protein sequence MGDLTMGTDTPPLRRILVVDDSSVARKIVVRCLRGLGYDEVEFDEAEHGQAALDLLREREPDLIVTDLNMPVMDGVSMLRRIKASPRLQHIPVIVVSSVLNEARKRELVERGVDLLVEKPVSPPDLAAAIERIEKWETR, from the coding sequence GTGGGAGATCTGACGATGGGCACCGACACTCCGCCGCTGCGGCGAATCCTCGTGGTCGACGACTCCTCCGTCGCGCGCAAGATCGTCGTTCGCTGTCTCCGAGGGCTCGGCTACGACGAGGTCGAGTTCGACGAGGCCGAGCACGGCCAGGCCGCGCTCGACCTCCTGCGCGAGCGCGAGCCCGACCTGATCGTGACCGACCTCAACATGCCGGTCATGGACGGCGTCTCGATGCTGCGCCGCATCAAGGCGAGCCCGCGTCTCCAGCACATCCCCGTGATCGTCGTCAGCAGCGTGCTCAACGAGGCGCGCAAGCGGGAGCTCGTCGAACGCGGCGTCGACCTGCTGGTGGAGAAGCCCGTGTCGCCGCCCGATCTCGCCGCGGCGATCGAGCGCATCGAGAAGTGGGAGACGCGATGA
- a CDS encoding chemotaxis protein CheD, whose amino-acid sequence MNATILGVGELGATATAGTSIRTYALGSCVGVVVLHPGKRAVGMAHIALADSSTNAAKAKTAPGYFADTGVEALLDAMTALGCPPRGKGLVVKLAGGAKILDLADSFDIGKKNLLAVKKALWKFGLAPRSEDVGGTISRTLEVCVDSGRVTVTSATRETWEI is encoded by the coding sequence GTGAACGCAACCATCCTGGGCGTCGGAGAGCTCGGCGCGACGGCGACGGCGGGAACGTCGATCCGGACGTACGCACTCGGGTCGTGCGTCGGCGTGGTCGTCCTGCATCCCGGAAAGCGAGCGGTCGGCATGGCACACATCGCGCTCGCGGATTCGTCGACGAACGCGGCGAAGGCGAAGACCGCACCGGGCTACTTCGCGGACACGGGCGTCGAGGCCCTCCTCGACGCGATGACCGCACTCGGGTGTCCGCCTCGCGGAAAGGGCCTCGTGGTGAAGCTGGCCGGCGGCGCGAAGATCCTCGACCTCGCCGACTCGTTCGACATCGGGAAGAAGAACCTTCTCGCGGTCAAGAAGGCACTCTGGAAGTTCGGCCTGGCGCCGCGCTCCGAGGACGTCGGCGGAACGATCAGCCGAACGCTCGAAGTGTGCGTCGATTCGGGCCGCGTCACGGTGACGTCCGCGACGCGAGAGACGTGGGAGATCTGA
- a CDS encoding chemotaxis response regulator protein-glutamate methylesterase, whose protein sequence is MGERIRVLVVDDSALVRQILQKGLAGDPEIEVVGTAADPYIARDRIVELDPDVITLDVEMPRMNGVEFLRRLMPQHPKPVVMVSSLTRRGAQVTLDALAAGAVDFVAKPSSDVGRGLPTMMQELCEKVKAAARADVSTYRRRAPAATHLVEIPEAAANRLVAIGSSTGGTEALRVVLSRFPRTAPGMVVVQHMPAGFTARFAEQLDQHCPMDVKEAESGDVVEPGRVLLAPGDQHMVVRRARGVLSVELEASDRVSGHRPSVDVLFASVAKTVGDRAVGVILTGMGHDGADGLLAMRRAGARTIGQDEASCVVYGMPRSAFERGAVERQVGVDDVAKAIADVLGRGSK, encoded by the coding sequence ATGGGAGAGCGCATCCGCGTCCTGGTCGTCGACGACTCGGCCCTCGTCCGCCAGATCCTCCAGAAGGGCCTCGCCGGCGATCCGGAGATCGAGGTCGTCGGCACCGCGGCCGACCCCTACATCGCGCGCGACCGCATCGTCGAGCTCGACCCCGACGTGATCACGCTCGACGTCGAGATGCCGCGCATGAACGGCGTCGAGTTCCTGCGTCGGCTGATGCCCCAGCACCCGAAGCCGGTCGTCATGGTGAGCTCGCTGACTCGCAGGGGAGCGCAAGTCACGCTCGACGCGCTCGCGGCCGGCGCCGTCGACTTCGTCGCGAAGCCTTCGAGCGACGTCGGGCGCGGCCTGCCGACGATGATGCAGGAGCTGTGCGAGAAGGTGAAGGCGGCCGCGCGCGCGGACGTGTCCACCTATCGTCGACGTGCGCCGGCCGCGACGCACCTCGTCGAGATTCCGGAAGCCGCCGCGAACCGCCTCGTGGCGATCGGCTCGTCGACCGGCGGCACCGAGGCGCTCCGTGTCGTCCTCTCGCGCTTCCCGCGCACCGCGCCCGGGATGGTCGTCGTCCAGCACATGCCGGCGGGCTTCACCGCGCGCTTCGCCGAGCAGCTCGACCAGCACTGCCCGATGGACGTGAAGGAGGCCGAGTCGGGCGACGTCGTCGAGCCCGGACGCGTGCTGCTCGCCCCCGGAGACCAGCACATGGTCGTGCGCCGGGCGCGCGGCGTGCTCAGCGTCGAGCTCGAAGCGAGCGACCGCGTGAGCGGACACCGTCCTTCGGTCGACGTGCTCTTCGCATCCGTCGCCAAGACCGTCGGTGATCGCGCAGTCGGGGTGATCCTGACGGGCATGGGGCACGACGGCGCGGACGGCCTCCTCGCGATGCGGCGCGCCGGGGCGCGCACGATCGGGCAGGACGAGGCGTCGTGCGTCGTCTACGGGATGCCGCGGTCGGCGTTCGAGCGAGGAGCCGTGGAGAGACAGGTCGGAGTCGACGACGTCGCGAAGGCGATCGCCGACGTGCTGGGCAGAGGATCGAAGTGA